From the genome of Flavobacterium ovatum, one region includes:
- a CDS encoding bestrophin family ion channel: MISYNPKDWIIFIFRFHKADTFRQLFVLMVVIGLYSASVAYLELEYWNLPDDSHVKNISMMHGMLGFVISLLLVFRTNTAYDRWWEGRKLWGALVNNSRNLAIKLHAILEDEKDKAFFRKMIPSYTSILNKHLKDEETGKQLFDEISFPENHHTHRPNQVAKMMFMRINDLYKRQKITGDQLIILNSEIQSFTDICGACERIKNTPIPYSYSVFLKKFIFFYVMTLPFGYVFNLGYFVVPVVVFIFYVLASLELIAEEIEEPFGHDDNDLPTRKIAENIKKHVEELI; encoded by the coding sequence ATGATAAGTTACAACCCTAAAGACTGGATTATTTTTATTTTTCGTTTCCACAAAGCCGATACTTTTCGTCAATTGTTTGTATTGATGGTAGTCATTGGACTGTATTCAGCAAGTGTGGCTTATCTCGAACTGGAATATTGGAATTTACCAGATGATAGCCATGTTAAGAACATCTCGATGATGCACGGCATGTTGGGATTTGTGATTTCGTTGTTATTGGTCTTTAGAACTAATACGGCTTACGACCGTTGGTGGGAAGGTCGTAAATTATGGGGTGCTTTGGTCAACAACAGTCGGAATTTGGCGATAAAATTACATGCAATTTTGGAAGATGAAAAAGATAAAGCTTTTTTTAGAAAAATGATTCCGAGTTACACTTCTATTTTAAATAAACATTTAAAAGATGAAGAAACAGGTAAACAATTATTCGATGAAATTTCTTTTCCGGAAAATCATCATACACATCGTCCGAATCAAGTAGCCAAAATGATGTTTATGAGAATCAATGATTTATACAAAAGGCAAAAAATAACTGGTGATCAGTTGATTATTCTCAATAGCGAAATCCAATCTTTTACCGATATTTGTGGTGCTTGTGAGCGAATAAAAAACACCCCTATACCCTATTCTTATAGTGTTTTCTTGAAGAAGTTTATCTTTTTCTACGTGATGACTTTGCCTTTTGGATATGTTTTTAATTTGGGATATTTTGTAGTTCCAGTCGTTGTTTTTATATTTTATGTTTTGGCAAGTTTAGAATTAATTGCCGAAGAAATCGAAGAGCCTTTTGGACATGATGACAATGACTTACCTACTCGAAAAATAGCAGAGAATATCAAGAAGCATGTGGAGGAATTGATTTAA
- a CDS encoding MFS transporter: MKKVLFIIVLSQFLCTSLWFAGNAILPELIQKLGVSNNFLAHSTSAIQLGFILGTLFYALFSIADRYSPSLVFFISALLAGFFNLGVNLPELTPTLLLMVRFLTGFFLAGIYPIGIKIAADYYQQGLGKSLGYLVGALVLGTAFPHFIKSFTLNLPWQYVTYATSLFSVIGGLLLFVLVPDGPYRTAGKSFRMMAVFDAFKNKELTSAAVGYFGHMWELYAFWTFVPLMIQNYYRHHQPLETNSSLLSFYVIAIGSLACVFSGYLSKVVGTKKLSKIILFLSGFCCLISPLFLQVNSEAWFLAFLFFWSFVVIADSPLFSTLIAQKAPQNMKGSVITMVNCIGFFITIVSIQLISYFMDDSNELYLFTILAIGPVIGLYFLKTKDN; the protein is encoded by the coding sequence ATGAAAAAAGTATTATTCATCATTGTTTTATCTCAATTTTTATGTACTTCACTCTGGTTTGCCGGTAACGCCATTTTACCAGAATTGATACAAAAATTAGGAGTTTCTAATAATTTTTTAGCTCATAGTACTAGCGCAATTCAATTAGGATTTATTCTAGGAACTTTGTTTTATGCATTATTCTCAATTGCTGATCGCTACTCACCTTCACTAGTTTTTTTTATTAGTGCGCTTTTAGCAGGTTTTTTTAATTTGGGAGTTAATCTTCCAGAGCTTACTCCTACGCTCCTTTTAATGGTTCGTTTTTTAACCGGTTTCTTTCTAGCTGGAATTTATCCCATCGGAATTAAAATTGCAGCAGATTATTACCAACAAGGTTTAGGTAAATCATTGGGCTATTTGGTTGGAGCTTTAGTTTTAGGAACTGCTTTCCCTCATTTTATCAAAAGCTTTACCCTCAATTTACCTTGGCAATATGTTACTTATGCAACTTCCCTGTTTTCAGTTATTGGCGGGCTTTTACTGTTTGTTTTGGTTCCAGACGGACCTTATAGAACTGCCGGTAAATCTTTTCGGATGATGGCAGTTTTTGACGCTTTCAAAAACAAAGAATTAACTTCGGCTGCTGTTGGATATTTTGGCCATATGTGGGAACTGTATGCGTTCTGGACTTTTGTCCCCTTGATGATTCAAAATTACTACAGACACCATCAACCCTTGGAAACAAATAGTTCTTTACTAAGCTTTTACGTCATTGCTATTGGAAGTTTAGCCTGTGTTTTTAGTGGTTATTTGTCTAAAGTTGTTGGAACCAAAAAACTTTCCAAAATCATCTTGTTCTTATCTGGCTTTTGCTGCTTAATCTCCCCACTGTTTTTACAAGTCAATTCAGAAGCATGGTTTTTGGCATTTCTATTCTTTTGGTCGTTTGTAGTAATAGCAGATTCCCCGCTTTTTTCGACATTAATTGCTCAAAAAGCACCACAAAATATGAAAGGCTCTGTCATTACAATGGTCAATTGCATCGGTTTTTTTATCACGATTGTAAGTATCCAATTGATTAGCTATTTTATGGATGACAGTAATGAATTGTACTTGTTTACAATCTTAGCCATTGGTCCGGTAATTGGATTGTATTTTCTTAAAACAAAGGATAATTAA
- the recG gene encoding ATP-dependent DNA helicase RecG, whose amino-acid sequence MNNLLLTPIEYLKGVGPSRGELFRKELGIHKYGDLINLYPNRYIDRTRYYKINELQNTTAEVQIIGKIIHIKTVEFGKNKKRLVASFVDDTGQMELVWFQGQKWIKESLKLNEVVVIFGKCTSFNGAFNMAHPEIELLTEHQQSLRSAMQPVYPSTEKMANRGITNRTVNKLMQQLFIESKALFTETLPDYLIEELKLISKREALFNIHFPKSTDTLAKAEYRLKFEELFYIQIQLILKNLIQKHKIKGHPFTKVGDLFNDFYINHLPFSLTGAQKRVIKEIRTDMGSNAQMNRLLQGDVGSGKTIVAFMSILLAIDNGFQACLMAPTEILANQHFIGLSELANKLNLNIKILTGSSKIAARRIIHEELENGSLQILIGTHALLEDKVKFQNLGLAVIDEQHRFGVEQRARLWRKNLIPPHILVMTATPIPRTLAMSLYGDLDISVIDELPPGRKPIQTVHRYDSNRLKVWKFLRDEIALGRQIYIVYPLIQESEKMDYKDLMDGYESISRDFPLPQYSISILHGKMKPADKDAEMKRFSEGKTNIMVATTVIEVGVNVPNASVMIIESAERFGLSQLHQLRGRVGRGAEQSYCILMTSHKMSSDSKVRMETMVGTNDGFEIAEVDLKLRGPGDLMGTQQSGILNLQIADIVRDKDILALARNHAQRVLTDDKPLAKPENAIIKSIYFELTKKKNIWNYIS is encoded by the coding sequence ATGAACAATCTTCTCCTCACTCCTATCGAATACCTCAAAGGCGTTGGTCCTAGCAGGGGTGAGCTTTTTAGGAAGGAATTAGGGATCCATAAGTATGGAGATTTGATTAATTTGTATCCCAACAGATATATTGATCGCACCCGATATTATAAAATCAACGAACTACAAAACACTACTGCCGAAGTCCAAATTATAGGAAAAATAATCCATATAAAAACGGTCGAATTTGGCAAGAACAAAAAACGCTTAGTGGCTAGTTTTGTAGATGATACTGGGCAAATGGAATTAGTTTGGTTTCAAGGTCAAAAATGGATTAAGGAATCTTTGAAGCTCAATGAAGTGGTTGTGATCTTTGGAAAATGTACTTCGTTTAACGGCGCATTTAATATGGCGCATCCCGAAATTGAGTTACTCACAGAGCACCAGCAAAGTCTGCGTTCTGCCATGCAACCTGTTTATCCTTCAACCGAGAAAATGGCTAATCGTGGTATAACCAATCGAACAGTGAATAAGTTGATGCAACAACTTTTTATCGAGTCAAAAGCTTTATTTACAGAGACTTTACCAGATTACTTAATTGAAGAGTTGAAGCTGATTTCTAAACGTGAAGCCTTGTTCAATATTCATTTCCCTAAAAGTACGGATACTTTGGCGAAAGCCGAATACCGTTTGAAATTTGAAGAATTGTTTTATATTCAGATTCAATTGATTCTGAAAAACTTAATTCAGAAACACAAAATAAAAGGGCATCCATTTACCAAAGTTGGTGATCTATTCAATGATTTTTATATAAATCACTTGCCTTTTAGTCTCACAGGAGCGCAAAAACGAGTTATAAAAGAAATTCGAACTGATATGGGCAGTAATGCCCAAATGAACCGCTTACTGCAAGGAGATGTAGGTTCTGGGAAAACAATAGTGGCGTTTATGAGTATTTTGTTGGCTATAGATAATGGCTTTCAAGCGTGTTTGATGGCACCAACTGAGATTTTGGCTAATCAACACTTTATAGGACTTTCGGAATTGGCTAACAAGCTGAATTTAAACATCAAAATATTAACGGGTTCTAGCAAAATTGCCGCTCGAAGAATCATTCACGAAGAGCTTGAAAACGGTAGTTTACAAATTTTAATCGGTACACATGCTTTGTTGGAAGACAAGGTGAAATTCCAGAATTTAGGTTTGGCGGTAATTGATGAACAGCACCGTTTTGGAGTAGAACAACGTGCGCGTTTGTGGCGTAAAAACTTGATTCCTCCTCATATTTTAGTAATGACTGCCACTCCTATTCCGAGAACATTGGCGATGAGTTTGTACGGTGATTTAGATATCTCCGTGATTGACGAATTGCCACCAGGTCGAAAACCCATTCAAACCGTGCATCGCTACGATAGCAACCGCTTGAAAGTCTGGAAGTTTTTGAGAGACGAAATAGCTTTGGGACGCCAAATTTATATTGTGTATCCGTTGATTCAAGAATCGGAGAAAATGGATTATAAGGATTTGATGGATGGATACGAAAGTATTTCTCGTGATTTTCCGTTACCACAGTACTCGATTTCGATCTTGCATGGAAAGATGAAACCCGCTGATAAAGATGCCGAAATGAAACGTTTTTCGGAAGGAAAAACCAATATTATGGTTGCCACAACAGTGATTGAAGTTGGAGTTAATGTTCCCAATGCCAGCGTGATGATTATTGAAAGTGCGGAACGTTTTGGACTTTCACAACTTCATCAATTGCGCGGCCGTGTGGGGCGTGGTGCTGAACAAAGTTATTGTATCTTGATGACAAGCCACAAAATGAGCTCCGACAGTAAAGTCCGAATGGAAACGATGGTAGGAACGAATGACGGTTTTGAAATTGCCGAAGTCGATTTGAAACTCCGAGGTCCTGGAGACTTGATGGGAACCCAGCAAAGTGGTATTTTGAACCTGCAAATTGCTGATATTGTTAGAGATAAAGATATTTTAGCTCTAGCGCGTAATCATGCGCAACGTGTTCTTACTGATGATAAACCCTTGGCAAAACCAGAAAATGCAATTATCAAAAGCATCTATTTTGAACTGACCAAAAAGAAGAATATTTGGAATTATATAAGTTAA
- a CDS encoding DUF1697 domain-containing protein, translating into MTTHLALLRGINVSGHNMIKMEALKSCLEAVGFQNVVTYIQSGNVFVDSEEENAPKVGFLIKQEIFKVFGHEVPVIVINKSDLAACYTNNPFLKEKEADTKKLYVAFISTALRTDSINDLRISQFKPDEASIDENRIFIKYAVGAGKTRFDQKYIEKKLNVSATIRNWNTVTQLLKMYEERL; encoded by the coding sequence ATGACAACTCACTTAGCTTTACTTCGAGGAATTAACGTATCTGGTCACAACATGATTAAAATGGAGGCATTGAAAAGCTGTTTGGAAGCTGTTGGTTTTCAAAATGTAGTAACATATATTCAGTCTGGAAATGTTTTTGTAGACTCCGAAGAAGAAAATGCACCTAAAGTAGGTTTTCTAATCAAACAGGAAATTTTCAAGGTATTTGGTCATGAAGTACCTGTTATTGTGATTAATAAATCAGATTTGGCTGCTTGTTATACTAACAACCCTTTCTTGAAAGAGAAAGAAGCAGACACTAAAAAATTATATGTGGCTTTTATCTCTACAGCTTTACGAACAGATAGTATTAATGATTTAAGGATTAGTCAATTCAAACCTGATGAAGCGAGTATTGATGAAAATCGTATTTTTATTAAATATGCAGTTGGTGCTGGAAAAACTCGTTTTGACCAAAAGTATATCGAGAAGAAACTGAACGTTTCGGCTACGATTCGGAATTGGAATACCGTTACGCAGTTGTTAAAAATGTATGAGGAACGATTATAA
- the ald gene encoding alanine dehydrogenase produces MIVGVPKEIKNNESRVGMTPAGVFELVKHNHTVYIQQTAGIGSGFSDQDFIDVGAQILPTIEDVYAKSEMIVKVKEPIESEYNLIKSDQIVFTYFHFAGSETLTRAMLKSNSICIAYETVEDPDGSLPLLTPMSEVAGRMSIQEGAKYLEKTYGGLGILLGGVPGVPPAKVLILGAGVVGMQAARKASGLGAHVTIMDVNMKRLRYINDIMANNVTTEYSNEYNIRKNIQTHDLIIGGVLLKGARAPKLITRDMLKDMRPGTVMVDVAVDQGGCFETTKATTHQDPIYIIDNVVHYCVANMPGAVPHTSTLALTNVTLTYVLQIANKGWKKACETNASLSLGLNIVNGECIYPGIMEGFE; encoded by the coding sequence ATGATAGTAGGAGTTCCCAAAGAAATTAAAAACAATGAAAGTCGCGTTGGAATGACACCCGCAGGTGTCTTTGAATTAGTAAAACACAATCACACCGTTTACATACAACAAACTGCCGGCATAGGTAGCGGTTTTTCAGATCAGGATTTTATAGACGTTGGCGCACAAATACTCCCTACCATTGAAGATGTCTATGCGAAAAGTGAAATGATTGTCAAAGTTAAAGAACCAATTGAATCTGAATATAATTTAATAAAATCAGATCAAATTGTATTTACCTACTTCCATTTTGCAGGTAGTGAAACGTTAACAAGAGCAATGCTAAAAAGTAATTCCATTTGCATCGCCTACGAAACCGTAGAAGATCCTGATGGAAGTTTACCATTATTAACACCAATGTCTGAAGTCGCTGGTAGGATGTCCATACAAGAAGGTGCAAAATATTTAGAAAAAACCTACGGTGGTTTAGGAATATTGTTAGGAGGAGTTCCTGGAGTTCCACCTGCCAAAGTATTGATTCTTGGTGCAGGAGTAGTTGGAATGCAAGCTGCCCGAAAAGCCTCTGGTTTAGGTGCTCACGTAACCATCATGGATGTAAATATGAAGAGATTACGTTATATTAATGATATTATGGCAAATAATGTCACAACGGAATACTCTAACGAGTATAACATTCGAAAAAACATACAAACTCATGATTTAATCATTGGCGGCGTATTGTTAAAAGGAGCTAGAGCACCAAAATTAATTACAAGAGACATGCTTAAAGATATGCGACCAGGAACAGTAATGGTTGATGTTGCCGTAGATCAAGGCGGTTGTTTTGAAACTACTAAAGCCACCACACACCAAGACCCAATCTATATCATTGACAACGTTGTACACTATTGTGTTGCCAATATGCCCGGTGCCGTACCTCACACATCAACCTTGGCGTTAACAAATGTTACGTTAACTTATGTTTTACAAATTGCGAACAAAGGATGGAAAAAAGCTTGCGAAACAAATGCTTCCCTCTCGCTCGGATTAAATATAGTGAACGGAGAATGCATTTACCCAGGAATAATGGAAGGTTTTGAATAG
- a CDS encoding acetate uptake transporter, which translates to MYLMGFGMTTILLNLHNLGFFPVSAVILSMGIFYGGIAQIIAGILAFKREKTFAGAELLEEMKNKRVLPY; encoded by the coding sequence TTGTACTTGATGGGTTTTGGAATGACAACAATTTTACTCAACCTTCACAATTTAGGATTCTTTCCTGTTAGCGCTGTAATCTTATCCATGGGGATATTTTATGGTGGTATAGCACAAATTATTGCTGGAATTTTAGCTTTCAAACGAGAAAAAACCTTTGCAGGTGCCGAATTACTTGAAGAAATGAAAAATAAAAGAGTACTTCCTTACTAA
- a CDS encoding diphthine--ammonia ligase: protein MKTKALFNWSSGKDSALALYKTLQNPEIEISCLLTSVNQQYQRISMHGVRVELLHQQAQSIGLPLEIMIIPEMPTMEVYESVMTETLTKLKNQGITQSIFGDIFLEDLRKYREDKLATMGFKGVFPLWKTPTTDLIHEFIDLGFKTIVVCVNEKYLDESFVGRIIDQDFINDLPDNVDVCGENGEFHTFTFAGPIFSKPIDFKIGEVVYRKYEKPKEQKPSNTACDTVDTTFDFGFWYCDLVAK, encoded by the coding sequence TTGAAAACAAAAGCCTTATTCAACTGGAGCAGCGGCAAAGACTCTGCTTTAGCCTTATATAAAACACTACAAAACCCAGAAATAGAAATTAGCTGTTTGCTTACCAGCGTCAATCAGCAGTACCAACGCATATCCATGCATGGCGTACGAGTTGAATTACTGCACCAACAAGCCCAAAGCATCGGTTTACCACTAGAAATTATGATAATTCCTGAAATGCCAACTATGGAGGTTTACGAGTCTGTTATGACTGAAACTTTGACAAAACTAAAGAACCAAGGTATTACCCAATCTATTTTTGGAGATATATTCTTAGAGGATCTACGTAAATACCGTGAAGATAAACTAGCAACAATGGGATTTAAAGGTGTTTTTCCGCTTTGGAAAACCCCAACAACCGACTTGATTCACGAATTTATTGATTTAGGGTTCAAGACTATTGTCGTTTGTGTGAATGAAAAATATTTGGACGAAAGTTTTGTTGGTCGCATAATCGACCAAGATTTCATCAATGATTTACCCGACAATGTGGATGTTTGTGGTGAAAACGGAGAGTTTCATACTTTTACCTTTGCTGGCCCCATTTTCTCTAAGCCTATCGATTTCAAAATTGGAGAGGTTGTCTATCGAAAATACGAAAAACCTAAAGAACAAAAACCGTCTAACACAGCTTGTGATACGGTTGATACGACTTTTGATTTTGGTTTCTGGTATTGTGATTTGGTAGCTAAATAA
- a CDS encoding TSUP family transporter, translating into METYILILLCVAAFVAGFIDAIVGGGGLIQTPAGLILLPNLPVSTVIGTLKIPAFSGTSFAAFQYLKKVTMNWRLLFLMMAIATPSAFAGSTLLTYMSNDFMKPLLLFILSLLAIYTYAKKNFGQHIEKNLSKRTQIINAVLISFIVGMYDGFIGPGTGSFFVVAFIALMGFDFLQASANAKMVNLATNFGSIVLFMIKGKIIWMIAIPMAVSNALGGWFGAKLAINKGNGFIRIFFLVVVVGTLIRFAYDVFWNK; encoded by the coding sequence ATGGAAACCTATATTCTGATTTTGTTGTGTGTAGCGGCTTTTGTGGCTGGTTTTATTGATGCTATTGTTGGCGGAGGCGGATTGATACAAACACCAGCAGGACTAATTTTATTGCCAAATTTACCCGTTTCGACCGTTATTGGAACCTTGAAAATTCCTGCTTTTAGTGGTACTTCTTTTGCTGCTTTTCAGTATTTAAAAAAAGTTACTATGAACTGGCGGTTGTTGTTTTTGATGATGGCTATTGCAACACCATCTGCTTTTGCAGGCTCGACACTTTTAACTTATATGAGTAATGATTTCATGAAACCATTACTGTTGTTTATTCTATCGTTATTAGCGATTTATACGTATGCAAAGAAAAATTTCGGTCAACATATTGAAAAAAATCTGTCCAAACGAACTCAAATTATTAATGCTGTCCTTATTAGTTTTATAGTTGGGATGTACGACGGTTTTATTGGTCCTGGAACTGGTAGTTTTTTTGTAGTAGCATTTATTGCTTTGATGGGCTTTGATTTTTTACAGGCTTCCGCAAATGCCAAAATGGTTAATTTGGCGACCAATTTTGGTTCCATCGTATTGTTTATGATTAAAGGTAAAATCATTTGGATGATTGCGATTCCAATGGCAGTGAGCAATGCACTTGGCGGATGGTTTGGAGCAAAACTAGCAATTAACAAAGGGAATGGTTTTATCCGAATCTTCTTTTTGGTTGTGGTTGTGGGAACGTTGATTCGTTTTGCGTATGATGTTTTTTGGAATAAATGA
- a CDS encoding M1 family metallopeptidase, translating to MKYLFLFISYITIAQQIKSVDFTESCGKIAMNTKEKSISGKVIYEFKVLKAIDTISIDAQNMIFENVLVNGKSLVYRNTDKQLQLIAPFKKGKYTLQLDYKAIPKQALYFVGNFEASGDSKIPSQIWTQGQGRYTSNWYPSFDNVNEKVIFNLEITFDKGYQVAANGVLKSKKEQNEKTVWQYHMNKPMSSYLLMLGIGQYDIYKEKSKSGIPLEMYLEKVDASKFETTYRGSKEIFDFVEKKIGVKYPWKVYRQIPVHDFLYAGMENTSSTIFASRYVVDAIGLEDRSYTNVNAHELAHQWFGDLITAESGKHHWLQEGFATYYALLTEKELKGEDYFYAKMYESAQQLKYASRTDTIPVLNAKASSLSFYQKGAWALFILQDAIGEQAFAKAVQSYLKKHQYESVTTADFFAEIKKVSDYDLVNFSKVWLEDYRFNTQEANELLFKNKMIKMLFDVESKKKVTLTEKETFFKNILLSNANILIKKAILNQLKTEKWEDKKRLFQEAINTKNIELRQQIAILTPKIPEDFRLDYETLLNDKSYQTQEITLYYLWKNFPEHRFQYLDQSKEWMGFNDYNLRTLWLSLALSTPNYITVKQPLIDELIQYSSPQYEAITRENALEKLIGFKIINDKVLINLVKATTHHMWQFSKFGRDTIRKMLKEEDMKSSFEHILLQLNETEKFQLNRLLKEL from the coding sequence ATGAAATACCTTTTTTTATTTATTTCCTATATAACTATTGCCCAGCAAATTAAATCGGTGGATTTTACAGAATCTTGTGGTAAAATAGCAATGAACACCAAAGAAAAATCTATTTCTGGAAAGGTGATTTATGAGTTTAAAGTGTTGAAAGCTATTGACACCATTAGTATTGATGCACAAAATATGATTTTTGAAAATGTACTGGTTAACGGAAAATCATTAGTTTATAGAAATACAGACAAACAATTGCAGCTAATCGCTCCGTTTAAAAAAGGAAAGTATACGTTACAATTGGATTACAAAGCAATTCCAAAACAAGCTTTGTATTTTGTAGGTAATTTTGAAGCTTCGGGAGACTCTAAAATTCCGTCACAAATTTGGACACAAGGACAAGGTCGATATACGAGTAATTGGTATCCGAGTTTTGATAATGTGAATGAAAAGGTAATTTTTAATCTTGAAATTACTTTTGACAAAGGATATCAAGTAGCCGCCAATGGTGTTTTGAAATCTAAAAAAGAGCAAAACGAAAAAACAGTTTGGCAATACCATATGAATAAACCTATGAGTTCATATTTACTAATGTTAGGAATTGGACAATATGATATTTACAAAGAAAAATCCAAAAGTGGAATTCCGTTAGAAATGTATTTAGAAAAAGTTGATGCTTCCAAGTTTGAAACTACCTACAGAGGTTCTAAAGAAATTTTTGATTTTGTAGAAAAGAAAATAGGAGTAAAGTACCCTTGGAAAGTCTATCGCCAAATTCCAGTTCATGACTTTTTATATGCGGGAATGGAAAATACTTCTTCGACCATTTTTGCAAGTCGGTATGTGGTGGATGCAATCGGTCTTGAAGATAGAAGTTACACAAATGTCAATGCACACGAATTAGCGCACCAATGGTTTGGAGACTTAATTACGGCAGAAAGCGGAAAACACCATTGGTTACAAGAAGGCTTTGCAACATATTATGCATTACTGACTGAGAAAGAATTAAAAGGCGAAGATTATTTTTATGCTAAAATGTATGAATCAGCGCAGCAGTTAAAATATGCTTCCCGAACGGATACTATTCCTGTTTTGAATGCCAAAGCAAGCTCATTGAGTTTTTATCAAAAAGGGGCTTGGGCTTTGTTTATTTTACAAGATGCTATTGGCGAACAAGCTTTTGCAAAAGCGGTACAATCGTACTTAAAAAAGCACCAATACGAGTCGGTTACAACGGCTGATTTTTTTGCTGAAATTAAAAAAGTATCTGATTATGACTTAGTTAATTTTAGTAAAGTATGGCTAGAAGACTATCGTTTTAATACACAAGAAGCCAATGAGTTATTGTTTAAAAATAAAATGATAAAAATGCTATTTGATGTGGAATCAAAAAAGAAAGTCACATTGACTGAAAAAGAAACTTTTTTTAAAAACATCTTACTATCGAATGCCAATATATTGATCAAAAAAGCTATTCTTAATCAATTGAAAACTGAAAAATGGGAAGACAAAAAGAGATTGTTTCAAGAAGCAATAAATACAAAAAATATTGAATTAAGACAGCAAATTGCTATTTTAACTCCAAAGATTCCAGAAGATTTTCGATTAGATTATGAAACCTTATTAAATGATAAATCGTATCAAACTCAAGAAATAACTTTATACTATTTGTGGAAAAATTTTCCAGAACATCGTTTTCAATATCTAGATCAGTCCAAAGAATGGATGGGTTTCAACGATTATAATTTGCGAACATTATGGCTATCTTTAGCGTTGTCAACGCCCAATTATATTACTGTCAAACAACCATTAATTGACGAATTGATTCAATATTCTAGTCCACAATATGAAGCGATTACAAGAGAAAATGCACTAGAGAAATTAATTGGATTTAAGATTATCAATGACAAAGTATTGATTAATTTGGTAAAAGCAACCACGCACCATATGTGGCAGTTTTCTAAATTTGGACGCGATACCATACGAAAAATGCTCAAAGAAGAAGATATGAAATCCTCCTTTGAGCACATTTTACTTCAATTGAACGAAACGGAAAAATTTCAGCTGAATCGTTTATTGAAAGAGTTATAG